In Paenibacillus sp. BIC5C1, a genomic segment contains:
- a CDS encoding phage tail spike protein: protein MPNPTMKVFDKNLRRAGTLIDSTDIQRRRRINSDYEITFQVPMTSDDYREKIAIKGHVQDERGQFYVIQSRSRSREGRKLMASIYCNHVMFKLNDFKFPYASYIDEAYGVHLNELTELITKATGGRFTFMIHDTFDLHDVKDFGRGTCLEALNKIIDMYECEVEPNNFVINLKKRIGSDHGLQYRLKKNIVSSSFKDKGESLVTRMHAQMKDGRTFIGMDASLLTELERSLLSSIPGTIVNGKLAVNYLISPFAQYWASDSVPFYDGEIIEQDIEEAEELLKATRKALLEQEVVSLEATISTADLFKIDHTEPKPHLGDDVMCIDPDMGMNRMKARITELTEYPYSMDKHAEPTISNLNLRDYDDIISDLERNKNITNNLFSNGKIRTDVFESFAKQAVIDINNSKTELIYPPEGGILAQEKTNPLEQVRFTSKGLGISTDGWKTIRAAITAGGVVAEQVIGQLGNFVSMLIGNREDIVQINTNGIAAGASAFNSAPFRLNMKGDLIANSLTANYANIEYSNFKNGAIVGSSINVGNGMFTVTSGGIMSAVGANFSGSITASTITGTNINGGTITGALIRTAATGRRVEQDASGFRTYDSNNRNRIRINTDSDDGIAAMSFFGSGGAFAGEINTYQNSGGLTIFSNDLFLGSNNTGNPIRLQGVVTFGGTATFRTGFVYGISVSDIVGLQSQLTSLQSKIDALQYSYDNHRHSVTTANHNHGNPQNQTSGGGTFTTTTP from the coding sequence ATGCCTAATCCTACAATGAAAGTGTTTGATAAAAATCTGCGGCGTGCAGGTACGCTGATAGATAGCACAGACATTCAACGAAGAAGACGCATCAACAGTGATTATGAAATAACCTTCCAGGTTCCAATGACCTCTGATGATTACCGCGAAAAAATAGCAATTAAAGGCCACGTTCAAGATGAGCGCGGACAATTTTATGTCATTCAGTCCCGGAGCCGATCCCGTGAAGGTCGTAAACTCATGGCTTCAATATATTGTAATCATGTCATGTTCAAGCTTAACGATTTTAAATTCCCTTATGCTTCATACATCGACGAAGCTTATGGCGTGCATCTAAACGAGCTGACTGAATTGATTACAAAAGCTACAGGTGGAAGATTTACATTCATGATCCACGATACGTTTGATTTACATGACGTTAAGGACTTTGGAAGAGGAACTTGTCTTGAAGCCCTGAATAAAATCATTGATATGTATGAGTGTGAGGTAGAACCCAACAATTTCGTTATTAATCTCAAGAAGAGAATAGGTTCAGACCACGGATTACAGTACCGGCTTAAAAAGAATATCGTATCCAGCTCATTCAAAGACAAAGGCGAATCTCTTGTTACCCGAATGCATGCTCAAATGAAAGACGGTCGGACGTTTATCGGCATGGATGCATCCTTGCTGACTGAACTGGAAAGAAGTTTATTGTCGAGCATACCAGGAACGATTGTGAATGGTAAACTCGCGGTCAACTATCTCATATCTCCTTTTGCTCAGTACTGGGCGAGTGATTCGGTTCCGTTTTATGATGGGGAGATCATCGAGCAGGATATTGAAGAAGCAGAGGAGTTGCTGAAGGCTACACGTAAAGCGTTGCTTGAACAAGAGGTAGTTTCTCTGGAGGCGACTATATCCACGGCAGACTTGTTTAAAATCGACCACACTGAACCTAAACCTCACTTGGGTGATGATGTCATGTGTATCGACCCAGATATGGGCATGAACCGGATGAAGGCTCGTATTACAGAGCTTACCGAGTATCCATACAGTATGGATAAGCATGCTGAACCGACAATCTCCAATCTCAATTTAAGAGATTACGATGATATTATCAGTGACCTGGAACGAAATAAGAATATTACTAATAACCTGTTTTCAAACGGAAAGATCCGGACCGATGTCTTTGAATCATTTGCTAAGCAAGCGGTCATTGATATCAACAACAGCAAAACCGAACTGATCTATCCACCAGAAGGCGGTATATTGGCTCAAGAGAAAACCAATCCACTGGAACAAGTCAGGTTCACTTCTAAAGGACTTGGGATATCCACTGATGGATGGAAAACAATACGAGCTGCTATAACAGCGGGTGGCGTAGTGGCGGAGCAAGTTATAGGCCAACTTGGTAACTTTGTATCTATGTTAATCGGTAACCGAGAAGACATTGTACAGATCAATACAAACGGAATTGCTGCTGGAGCATCTGCTTTTAATAGCGCACCTTTCCGTTTAAACATGAAGGGTGATTTGATTGCGAATAGTTTAACAGCCAACTATGCCAATATTGAGTACTCCAACTTTAAAAATGGAGCAATCGTAGGTTCCTCAATAAATGTAGGTAATGGGATGTTTACCGTCACTTCAGGCGGGATTATGTCCGCAGTTGGAGCGAACTTCTCTGGATCAATTACAGCTTCGACTATTACAGGTACAAATATTAATGGTGGTACGATAACAGGTGCTTTGATCCGTACAGCAGCAACAGGCAGACGTGTGGAGCAAGATGCAAGTGGATTTCGAACATATGACTCTAATAATAGAAATAGGATTAGAATCAATACTGATTCAGATGATGGAATAGCAGCGATGTCTTTCTTTGGATCAGGAGGAGCATTTGCTGGAGAAATTAACACCTACCAAAATAGTGGAGGATTAACTATTTTCAGTAATGACCTTTTTCTCGGATCAAATAATACCGGAAACCCTATCCGTTTGCAGGGGGTTGTTACATTTGGCGGAACAGCAACCTTTAGGACAGGATTTGTATACGGGATATCAGTTTCTGATATTGTAGGACTTCAGAGCCAACTCACTTCTTTACAAAGCAAAATTGATGCGCTGCAATATTCATATGACAATCACAGACACAGCGTCACAACTGCCAACCATAATCACGGAAACCCACAGAACCAGACATCAGGCGGTGGGACCTTTACGACAACCACTCCGTAA
- a CDS encoding phage distal tail protein encodes MFNRGAFNRMAFNRQISVFVFGRAVADISGSAVAAATMEMTGSAVMDVNVGAAGDFVREISFAAVMDVAAGTKADFIREITKRAVMNVGFGAVGKGSRYHVEFLEFSGPFKPGDQVVIDANSYKITQNGVNASHLLEGDFFDLNLGENNLTWTDPETGRNVLIRVTHRDKFLY; translated from the coding sequence ATGTTTAACAGAGGGGCTTTTAACCGCATGGCCTTTAACCGCCAAATATCCGTATTCGTCTTTGGCCGGGCAGTTGCTGATATATCAGGATCTGCTGTAGCTGCTGCAACGATGGAAATGACGGGTTCGGCGGTTATGGATGTCAATGTGGGAGCGGCAGGGGATTTTGTCCGTGAAATATCCTTTGCGGCGGTTATGGATGTAGCTGCTGGCACAAAGGCGGATTTCATTCGAGAGATTACCAAACGAGCTGTGATGAACGTTGGTTTTGGTGCAGTCGGCAAAGGCAGTCGGTACCATGTGGAATTTTTGGAATTCAGTGGACCGTTTAAACCAGGTGATCAAGTTGTTATCGATGCCAATTCGTATAAGATAACTCAAAATGGAGTTAATGCTTCACATTTACTTGAAGGAGATTTCTTTGATTTAAACCTTGGAGAAAACAATCTTACATGGACAGATCCTGAAACAGGTAGAAACGTACTGATCCGTGTTACACATAGAGACAAATTCCTGTATTAA
- a CDS encoding tail fiber protein translates to MLETMYPAAVNSKQTELAEAIDDAQTSFTVLDGSVLPPAPNLLTLGTDESAETVLYTGKTGNEITGITRGFESRAKSWAVGTKLARFFTAYDHDTFRENIEDVSRRVDNIVVPNASLTTKGITMLSKATNGNRDDVAATESAVAAAFQYGVERKSEVVAALNSIGVSASTSETWDQLIPKIAAVIRATGNATAAQVLAGSTFSNTTANGIAGTMVNRGAVSQNITSQNGSYTIPAGYHNGLGIIKAVFANLIAANIRSGVNIGGVVGTLNEGPMYATGTATSTTGAVTVILRDGSTNRTRYMIAVTGLTFKPNRITIRHADAAIGEYIQSFYTTNPREGTDYNFIYETNGTYDMGAIFRINEYASSTTATSAIWPNGFRLPVYYGNANYIWEAFRV, encoded by the coding sequence ATGCTTGAAACAATGTATCCAGCAGCCGTAAACAGTAAACAAACGGAACTGGCTGAAGCGATCGACGATGCACAAACCAGTTTTACAGTATTGGATGGGTCCGTTTTACCTCCTGCGCCTAATCTGCTTACGTTAGGAACGGATGAATCTGCTGAGACGGTGCTTTACACCGGGAAAACCGGAAATGAGATTACAGGCATAACCAGAGGTTTTGAGAGCAGAGCCAAGTCTTGGGCAGTAGGCACAAAACTCGCAAGGTTCTTCACGGCATATGACCATGATACTTTCCGAGAGAATATCGAAGATGTCAGCCGAAGGGTTGATAACATTGTCGTTCCAAATGCTTCTCTTACAACAAAAGGAATCACGATGCTTTCCAAAGCCACGAACGGAAACCGTGATGACGTGGCAGCCACCGAATCTGCCGTAGCTGCGGCTTTTCAGTATGGGGTTGAGCGGAAATCGGAAGTGGTTGCCGCGCTTAACTCCATTGGGGTATCGGCATCCACTTCCGAGACATGGGATCAACTTATCCCTAAGATTGCGGCAGTCATCCGTGCAACGGGTAACGCAACAGCAGCGCAAGTTTTAGCAGGGTCTACGTTTAGTAATACGACGGCAAACGGGATAGCTGGGACGATGGTTAACCGTGGTGCTGTTTCACAGAACATTACGTCTCAGAACGGCTCGTATACAATCCCTGCTGGATACCATAATGGATTAGGTATTATTAAAGCCGTATTTGCAAATCTAATTGCTGCCAATATCCGAAGCGGCGTGAACATAGGAGGCGTAGTTGGAACTCTTAACGAAGGACCTATGTACGCAACAGGGACGGCGACATCCACAACAGGCGCTGTTACCGTAATCTTAAGGGATGGGTCAACTAATCGTACTCGCTACATGATTGCGGTGACAGGATTAACATTTAAGCCTAACAGAATAACGATACGTCATGCGGATGCAGCAATAGGGGAGTATATACAATCTTTTTACACTACAAATCCGCGTGAAGGAACTGATTACAATTTTATATATGAGACAAATGGAACTTATGACATGGGAGCTATATTTAGAATTAACGAGTATGCGAGTTCTACCACTGCCACCAGCGCAATCTGGCCTAATGGATTTAGACTGCCAGTGTATTATGGGAACGCTAATTATATTTGGGAAGCGTTCCGAGTATAA
- a CDS encoding phage tail fiber protein, translating to MNISKFLATKQLNVSARGEKFTFPDKLYVALYTSDPTWNDTGQEVSGGGYGRQVITFAEPSQITVQEFNPITGVLTNNIQKMAIKSAADVAFAVATANWGTVTHFGLRDAATGGNLYYFGTLESPRSILNNDIFKFLAGQVEIRLN from the coding sequence ATGAATATTAGTAAATTTCTAGCGACCAAACAATTGAATGTATCGGCAAGAGGCGAGAAATTCACGTTCCCGGACAAGCTCTATGTCGCTCTTTATACATCCGATCCAACCTGGAATGATACGGGACAAGAGGTGTCCGGTGGAGGTTACGGCAGGCAAGTGATAACCTTTGCCGAACCTTCTCAAATTACAGTTCAAGAGTTTAACCCGATCACGGGTGTATTGACGAATAACATACAAAAGATGGCCATCAAATCTGCGGCAGATGTAGCCTTTGCAGTAGCGACAGCCAATTGGGGCACTGTTACACATTTCGGACTGCGGGATGCTGCTACGGGTGGGAACCTTTATTATTTCGGGACCCTCGAATCACCACGAAGCATTTTGAATAATGACATTTTCAAATTTCTGGCCGGTCAAGTTGAAATTCGCTTGAATTAA
- a CDS encoding phage tail domain-containing protein — translation MIDATADGKSFRSIGLGLKKHNIPVLPPTRDYSLEIAGRDGEIDFGSTYGPRVINLECIIMAEDTTLDYHRRVAQVAALFNAKKGDIVFTFDDLPGRRYIGRYAGTLDIEKILFDGELTIPIKMGEHPFPESDEKMLEETIVNSPETIRVSSSGDERASPVIVLTNTGSTTIKKFRLMNEYLLEG, via the coding sequence ATGATTGACGCTACAGCGGACGGTAAGTCTTTCCGATCAATTGGACTCGGTTTAAAAAAACACAACATCCCGGTCTTGCCGCCGACGAGGGACTACAGTCTCGAAATTGCAGGGCGGGATGGAGAAATCGATTTTGGTAGCACCTATGGACCAAGAGTAATTAATTTGGAATGTATCATAATGGCTGAAGATACTACCCTTGACTATCATAGGAGAGTCGCCCAAGTGGCGGCTCTTTTTAATGCTAAAAAAGGGGATATCGTATTCACTTTCGACGATTTACCAGGAAGAAGATACATCGGAAGATATGCCGGTACTCTTGATATTGAAAAGATTCTTTTTGACGGGGAACTGACCATCCCAATCAAGATGGGTGAACATCCATTTCCTGAAAGTGACGAAAAAATGCTGGAGGAAACAATTGTTAATTCACCGGAAACTATTAGAGTATCTTCGTCGGGGGATGAGCGAGCTAGTCCGGTAATTGTTTTAACCAATACAGGCTCCACAACAATTAAAAAATTCAGACTGATGAATGAATATTTATTAGAGGGGTGA